The Kitasatospora sp. NBC_00374 genome has a segment encoding these proteins:
- a CDS encoding LamG-like jellyroll fold domain-containing protein → MGENTRVPLRGTRPLARRLALTAALTGLVLGAAGPALAADAQPPAKADSAPSTPLKAASDRAKKDGKPVAVEELTTETSQTVANTDGTFSLTTHIQPTRVRKNGTWTGVDPALAKNGDGTLSPKATPSNLTLSGGGTGPLATLTDSKGRRLALTFPVTLPAPTVTGDSALYSGVLPGVDLKVIATDQGGLREVLVVHDAKAAANPALQSLKLATTTSNGLALAADQNGTVTARTADGTTAFAAPTPVMWDSATQTPAAAPAPKAKSAARGTAGADEGAPAAPAQPTRSTEREPGTGSKVKPIAVKAEPGALTLTPDAGLLTGPDTVWPLYIDPSVSPVTNGTSHYATVREGCPGQGAYDVAQDNGEGAGYQHWNDCQGLYRSFYQIDTSNLTADMVVSRSEFHLTETYGASFDCNHQAPVSLATVSELYSDVTWNHNQPWVAGDGWLGGTQYPKSSNISNKCGNHEAVFDVTGQMQKLPGHNSNWTVGIFGNETKSSGNNDFMRFNTNPYVVTVFDIAPNAPDTIGVSPQPHNPDSNGCDGNPGWIGNSGTTGGASNITLNARLSTKMSGVNLRAMAHVWDNMTNDGSGNAATRSWPWTSWVSSGGTVYDNLGFTAEDGHQYGWNMVATDGTLTGPSSPYCYFKVDLSAPSVPAFTDNAAFPPLGGDKAPTGHAGDTGVKVKVTANDPTPGGCNRDACISSGIDRFEYSLDTNLPGSGATKVDAVQAGGGNASADIPISVSSSQWGTHTLFVRAVDKAGNTQGTVGQYSFFAPWNPNAKVSPGDLNADGVPDLAATTTDGNLVLIPGGGTADSTETISTPAKSPDGSGWNNYLIAHRGTLTASMVDDLFAFNRNTHNLYLYANDATTPGGTSGHFTLTQNIVNVNNAPSCPAKGSDGTWNKVTQILAPGKLSQMADVPDLITVDNRELWYYPGTYQAGCNLAQGVKIGTGDWSNTTLIAPGTVDGVPALWARENTTGAITSYPLTFDVNGAPTTSITAPTGSALVSGVKDAAGKNMCADISNGRTDNGTPVQLWNCNTTNPQKFVLGADNSIHVLGKCVDAAGSGKVNGTLIQLYDCNNTGAQQWVSGPGGSLKNPQSGLCLADPAAFNTPGTQLILWDCLTDHPEQNWAAATGDVLPATQAALAPGASSAAYPGIGSPGDVNGDGYPDLYTIAGNGRISVRAGVKPPAGPTDRWKLTDTSDAVNPANALTLNGSASFITDRAHGKVLSLAGSTDSSATTANPVVDTSKSYTVSAWAYLTNTNGYANVVGQSGTNVSAFYLQYSKAFNAWAFVSPAIDSATPGSYPAVFASTPPVLNRWTHLVGSYDAATKAMSLYVDGNLVGTSTNPSAWASAGQLTIGNAKNGNPFPGRISDVQTWTTALAPGAVRAVYSGVAQFSAVQSLGYLNQPTDRWTLANTADSVRPANALTLNGSAALVSDPARGTVLGLPGTSGSSATTAGPVVDTSRSYTVSAWAYLTNTNGYATVVGQSGATTSAFYLQYSKAFNAWAFVSPAIDSASPGSYPAAFASTPPVLNKWTHLVAVYNAADKSMSLYVDGKLVSSSDNPSAWASAGQLTIGNAKNDNPFPGRISDVQTWTTALSPAAVALLDGSDQPVPVQVS, encoded by the coding sequence GTGGGGGAAAACACCCGCGTCCCTCTCAGAGGGACGCGACCACTGGCACGCCGTCTTGCGCTCACCGCTGCGCTGACCGGTCTCGTGCTCGGCGCCGCCGGCCCGGCCCTGGCAGCGGACGCCCAGCCGCCGGCGAAGGCGGACAGCGCACCCAGTACACCGCTGAAAGCGGCCTCGGACCGGGCGAAGAAGGACGGCAAGCCCGTCGCGGTCGAGGAGCTGACGACCGAGACCTCCCAGACCGTCGCCAACACCGACGGCACCTTCAGCCTCACCACCCACATCCAGCCCACCCGGGTGCGGAAGAACGGCACCTGGACCGGCGTCGACCCGGCCCTGGCCAAGAACGGCGACGGCACCCTCTCGCCGAAGGCCACCCCCTCGAACCTGACCCTGTCCGGCGGCGGCACCGGCCCCCTCGCCACCCTCACCGACAGCAAGGGCCGCAGGCTCGCCCTGACCTTCCCGGTCACCCTGCCCGCCCCCACCGTCACCGGTGACAGCGCGCTCTACAGCGGCGTCCTGCCCGGCGTCGACCTCAAGGTCATCGCCACCGACCAGGGCGGCCTGCGCGAGGTCCTGGTCGTCCACGACGCCAAGGCCGCCGCCAACCCGGCACTGCAGTCCCTCAAGCTGGCCACAACCACCAGCAACGGACTCGCCCTGGCGGCCGACCAGAACGGCACCGTCACCGCGAGGACCGCCGACGGCACCACCGCCTTCGCCGCCCCCACCCCCGTCATGTGGGACTCCGCCACCCAGACCCCCGCCGCCGCACCGGCCCCGAAGGCCAAGTCGGCCGCCCGCGGCACCGCCGGCGCCGACGAGGGCGCACCCGCCGCCCCCGCGCAGCCCACCCGCTCCACCGAGCGCGAGCCCGGGACCGGCTCCAAGGTCAAGCCCATCGCCGTCAAGGCCGAGCCCGGCGCGCTGACGCTGACCCCCGACGCCGGCCTGCTGACCGGGCCGGACACCGTCTGGCCGCTGTACATCGACCCCTCGGTCAGCCCGGTCACCAACGGCACCAGCCACTACGCCACCGTCAGGGAGGGCTGCCCGGGCCAGGGTGCCTACGACGTCGCCCAGGACAACGGCGAGGGCGCCGGCTACCAGCACTGGAACGACTGCCAGGGCCTCTACCGGTCCTTCTACCAGATCGACACCAGCAACCTGACGGCCGACATGGTGGTCTCCCGGTCGGAGTTCCACCTCACCGAGACCTACGGCGCCAGCTTCGACTGCAACCACCAGGCTCCGGTCTCGCTGGCGACCGTCAGCGAGCTCTACTCCGACGTCACCTGGAACCACAACCAGCCCTGGGTCGCGGGTGACGGCTGGCTCGGCGGCACCCAGTACCCGAAGAGCTCCAACATCTCCAACAAGTGCGGCAACCACGAGGCCGTCTTCGACGTGACCGGTCAGATGCAGAAACTCCCGGGGCACAACAGCAACTGGACCGTGGGCATCTTCGGCAACGAGACCAAGTCGTCCGGCAACAACGACTTCATGCGGTTCAACACCAACCCGTACGTGGTCACGGTGTTCGACATCGCCCCGAACGCCCCGGACACCATCGGCGTCAGCCCGCAGCCGCACAACCCCGACAGCAACGGCTGCGACGGCAACCCGGGCTGGATCGGCAACAGCGGCACCACCGGCGGCGCCTCCAACATCACCCTGAACGCGCGCCTGTCCACCAAGATGAGCGGCGTCAACCTGCGGGCGATGGCCCATGTCTGGGACAACATGACCAACGACGGCAGCGGCAACGCCGCCACCAGGTCATGGCCCTGGACCTCCTGGGTGAGCAGCGGCGGCACGGTCTACGACAACCTCGGTTTCACCGCCGAGGACGGCCACCAGTACGGCTGGAACATGGTCGCCACCGACGGCACCCTCACCGGCCCCTCCTCGCCGTACTGCTACTTCAAGGTCGACCTGAGCGCCCCGAGCGTCCCGGCCTTCACCGACAACGCCGCCTTCCCGCCGCTCGGCGGCGACAAGGCGCCCACCGGCCACGCCGGCGACACCGGCGTCAAGGTCAAGGTCACCGCCAACGACCCCACCCCCGGCGGCTGCAACCGCGACGCCTGCATCAGCAGCGGCATCGACCGCTTCGAGTACTCCCTCGACACCAACCTCCCCGGCAGCGGCGCGACCAAGGTCGACGCCGTCCAGGCCGGCGGCGGCAACGCGAGCGCCGACATCCCGATCAGCGTCAGCAGCTCGCAGTGGGGCACCCACACCCTGTTCGTCCGCGCCGTCGACAAGGCCGGCAACACCCAGGGCACCGTGGGCCAGTACTCCTTCTTCGCCCCGTGGAACCCGAACGCCAAGGTCTCCCCCGGTGACCTCAACGCCGACGGTGTGCCCGACCTGGCCGCCACCACCACCGACGGCAACCTGGTGCTGATCCCCGGCGGCGGCACCGCCGACAGCACCGAGACCATCTCCACCCCGGCCAAGAGCCCCGACGGCAGCGGCTGGAACAACTACCTGATCGCCCACCGCGGCACCCTGACCGCGTCCATGGTCGACGACCTGTTCGCGTTCAACCGGAACACCCACAACCTGTACCTGTACGCCAACGACGCCACCACTCCCGGCGGCACCTCGGGCCACTTCACGCTGACCCAGAACATCGTCAACGTCAACAACGCCCCCTCGTGCCCCGCCAAGGGCTCCGACGGCACCTGGAACAAGGTCACCCAGATCCTCGCCCCGGGCAAGCTCTCCCAGATGGCCGACGTGCCCGACCTGATCACGGTCGACAACAGGGAACTCTGGTACTACCCGGGCACCTACCAGGCGGGGTGCAACCTCGCCCAGGGCGTGAAGATCGGCACCGGCGACTGGTCCAACACCACCCTGATCGCCCCCGGCACCGTCGACGGCGTCCCCGCCCTGTGGGCCCGCGAGAACACCACCGGCGCGATCACCAGCTACCCGCTGACCTTCGACGTCAACGGCGCCCCCACCACCAGCATCACCGCCCCCACCGGTTCCGCCCTGGTCTCCGGCGTCAAGGACGCCGCGGGCAAGAACATGTGCGCCGACATCAGCAACGGCCGGACCGACAACGGCACCCCGGTCCAGCTCTGGAACTGCAACACCACCAACCCGCAGAAGTTCGTCCTGGGCGCGGACAACTCGATCCACGTCCTCGGCAAGTGCGTGGACGCGGCCGGCAGCGGGAAGGTCAACGGCACGCTCATCCAGCTGTACGACTGCAACAACACCGGCGCCCAGCAGTGGGTCTCGGGCCCGGGCGGCTCCCTGAAGAACCCCCAGTCCGGCCTCTGCCTGGCCGACCCCGCGGCGTTCAACACCCCCGGCACCCAGCTCATCCTCTGGGACTGCCTCACCGACCACCCGGAGCAGAACTGGGCCGCCGCCACGGGCGACGTGCTGCCCGCCACCCAGGCGGCGCTCGCGCCGGGCGCCTCCAGCGCCGCGTACCCCGGCATCGGCTCCCCCGGTGACGTCAACGGCGACGGCTACCCGGACCTGTACACCATCGCGGGCAACGGGCGGATCAGCGTCCGGGCGGGCGTCAAGCCGCCGGCCGGTCCGACCGACCGCTGGAAGCTCACCGACACCTCCGACGCGGTCAACCCCGCCAACGCGCTGACCCTCAACGGCTCGGCCTCCTTCATCACCGACCGGGCCCACGGCAAGGTCCTCAGCCTCGCCGGCTCCACCGACTCCTCGGCCACCACGGCCAACCCGGTGGTGGACACCTCCAAGAGCTACACCGTCTCGGCCTGGGCCTACCTGACCAACACCAACGGCTACGCCAACGTGGTCGGCCAGTCCGGCACCAACGTGAGCGCCTTCTACCTGCAGTACTCGAAGGCCTTCAACGCCTGGGCCTTCGTCAGCCCGGCCATCGACTCGGCCACCCCCGGCAGCTACCCCGCCGTGTTCGCGAGCACCCCGCCCGTCCTCAACCGGTGGACCCACCTGGTCGGCAGCTACGACGCCGCCACCAAGGCCATGAGCCTGTACGTCGACGGCAACCTGGTCGGCACCAGCACCAACCCGTCGGCCTGGGCCTCGGCCGGCCAGCTCACCATCGGCAACGCCAAGAACGGCAACCCCTTCCCCGGCCGGATCAGCGACGTCCAGACCTGGACCACCGCACTCGCCCCGGGCGCGGTCCGCGCCGTCTACTCCGGCGTGGCGCAGTTCTCGGCCGTGCAGTCCCTGGGCTACCTCAACCAGCCCACCGACCGCTGGACGCTCGCCAACACCGCCGACTCGGTCCGGCCGGCCAACGCACTGACCCTGAACGGTTCGGCCGCCCTCGTCAGCGACCCGGCCCGCGGCACCGTCCTCGGCCTGCCGGGCACCAGCGGATCCTCGGCCACCACGGCCGGCCCGGTGGTGGACACCTCCAGGAGCTACACCGTCTCGGCCTGGGCCTACCTGACCAACACCAACGGCTACGCCACCGTGGTCGGCCAGTCCGGTGCGACCACGAGCGCCTTCTACCTGCAGTACTCGAAGGCGTTCAACGCCTGGGCCTTCGTCAGCCCGGCCATCGACTCGGCCAGCCCCGGCAGCTACCCCGCCGCGTTCGCGAGCACCCCGCCCGTCCTGAACAAGTGGACCCACCTGGTCGCCGTCTACAACGCGGCCGACAAGTCCATGAGTCTCTACGTCGACGGCAAGCTCGTGAGCTCGTCCGACAACCCGTCCGCCTGGGCCTCGGCCGGCCAGCTCACCATCGGCAACGCCAAGAACGACAACCCCTTCCCCGGCCGGATCAGCGACGTCCAGACCTGGACCACCGCACTCAGCCCCGCCGCCGTCGCCCTGCTCGACGGCAGCGACCAGCCCGTCCCGGTCCAGGTCAGCTGA
- the glmS gene encoding glutamine--fructose-6-phosphate transaminase (isomerizing), producing MCGIVGYVGPQQALDVVIAGLQRLEYRGYDSAGVAVQTQGSDGQWSLATDKRAGKLVNLQKSLAETPLAAGTTGIGHTRWATHGGPTDANAHPHLDDAERVAVVHNGIIENFAQLRAAIAERGHTLRSETDTEVVAHLLAEAYDGDLAEAMRAVCRQLDGAFTLVAVHADAPDVVVGARRNSPLVVGRGEGENFLASDVAAFIAHTREAIELGQDQVVELRHGAVTVTNFDGTPAEVREYHVDWDASAAEKGGYDYFMLKEIAEQPKAVADTLLGRIGTDGRLTLDELRIPDQVLREVDKVVIVACGTAFHAGMIAKYAIEHWTRVPCEVEVASEFRYRDPILDNRTLVIAISQSGETMDTLMALRHAREQGAKVLAICNTNGSTIPRESDAVLYTHAGPEVAVASTKAFLTQLVACYLVALYLGQVRGTKWGDEIQAVIKELGDAPKQVEQVLETMEPVRELARSLADAKSVLFLGRHVGFPVALEGALKLKELAYMHAEGFAAGELKHGPIALIEEGLPVVVVVPSPRGRSILHDKIVSNIQEIRARGARTIVIAEEGDEAVVPYADHLIRIPVTPVLLQPLVSTVPLQVFACELATAKGHEVDQPRNLAKSVTVE from the coding sequence ATGTGCGGAATTGTTGGATATGTGGGCCCCCAGCAGGCCCTGGACGTAGTGATCGCAGGTCTGCAGCGGCTGGAGTACCGCGGGTACGACTCGGCCGGTGTGGCCGTGCAGACGCAGGGCTCCGACGGGCAGTGGAGCCTCGCCACGGACAAGCGGGCAGGCAAGCTCGTCAATCTTCAGAAGTCGCTGGCCGAGACCCCTCTCGCGGCCGGCACCACGGGCATCGGCCACACCCGCTGGGCCACCCACGGCGGCCCGACGGACGCCAATGCCCACCCCCACCTGGACGACGCCGAGCGGGTGGCGGTCGTCCACAACGGCATCATCGAGAACTTCGCGCAGCTGCGCGCCGCGATCGCCGAGCGCGGCCACACCCTGCGCTCGGAGACCGACACCGAGGTCGTCGCCCACCTGCTCGCCGAGGCTTACGACGGCGACCTGGCGGAGGCCATGCGGGCGGTCTGCCGCCAGCTCGACGGTGCCTTCACGCTGGTCGCGGTGCACGCGGACGCCCCGGACGTGGTGGTCGGCGCCCGCCGCAACTCGCCGCTGGTGGTCGGGCGCGGCGAGGGCGAGAACTTCCTCGCCTCGGACGTGGCCGCGTTCATCGCGCACACCCGCGAGGCGATCGAGCTGGGCCAGGACCAGGTCGTCGAGCTGCGCCACGGCGCGGTGACCGTCACCAACTTCGACGGAACCCCCGCCGAGGTGCGCGAGTACCACGTCGACTGGGACGCCTCCGCCGCCGAGAAGGGCGGCTACGACTACTTCATGCTCAAGGAGATCGCCGAGCAGCCGAAGGCCGTCGCGGACACCCTGCTCGGCCGGATCGGCACCGACGGGCGGCTGACCCTCGACGAGCTGCGCATCCCGGACCAGGTGCTTCGCGAGGTCGACAAGGTCGTCATCGTGGCCTGCGGCACCGCCTTCCACGCGGGCATGATCGCCAAGTACGCGATCGAGCACTGGACCCGGGTCCCCTGCGAGGTCGAGGTCGCCTCGGAGTTCCGCTACCGGGACCCGATCCTGGACAACCGCACGCTGGTCATCGCCATCTCCCAGTCCGGCGAGACCATGGACACCCTGATGGCCCTGCGGCACGCCCGTGAGCAGGGCGCCAAGGTGCTGGCGATCTGCAACACCAACGGCTCGACCATCCCCCGCGAGTCGGACGCGGTGCTGTACACCCACGCCGGGCCGGAGGTCGCGGTCGCCTCGACCAAGGCGTTCCTGACCCAGCTGGTGGCCTGCTACCTGGTGGCGCTGTACCTGGGCCAGGTGCGCGGCACCAAGTGGGGCGACGAGATCCAGGCCGTCATCAAGGAGCTCGGCGACGCGCCGAAGCAGGTCGAGCAGGTCCTGGAGACCATGGAGCCGGTGCGCGAGCTGGCCCGCTCGCTGGCCGACGCCAAGTCGGTGCTGTTCCTCGGCCGCCACGTGGGCTTCCCGGTCGCCCTGGAGGGCGCGCTGAAGCTCAAGGAGCTCGCGTACATGCACGCCGAGGGCTTCGCGGCGGGCGAGCTCAAGCACGGGCCGATCGCGCTGATCGAGGAGGGGCTGCCGGTCGTCGTGGTCGTGCCCTCGCCGCGCGGGCGGTCGATCCTGCACGACAAGATCGTCTCCAACATCCAGGAGATCCGGGCCCGCGGCGCCCGCACCATCGTGATCGCGGAGGAGGGGGACGAGGCGGTCGTCCCGTACGCCGACCACCTGATCCGCATCCCGGTCACCCCGGTGCTGCTCCAGCCGCTGGTGTCGACCGTGCCGCTGCAGGTGTTCGCCTGCGAGCTGGCCACCGCCAAGGGCCACGAGGTGGACCAGCCGCGCAACCTGGCGAAGTCCGTCACCGTCGAGTAG
- the rpsI gene encoding 30S ribosomal protein S9 → MAETAIENTLEVEFDENVDEYTSETEYSTESLAGRFGEATPGAGLGRRKEAIARVRIVPGTGKWKINGRTLENYFPNKVHQQTVNEPFKLLELDGRYDVVARIAGGGVSGQAYALRLGVARALNEADVDNNRAALKKAGFLMRDARAVERKKAGLKKARKAPQYSKR, encoded by the coding sequence GTGGCCGAGACTGCCATCGAGAACACCCTCGAGGTCGAGTTCGACGAGAACGTCGACGAGTACACCTCCGAGACCGAGTACAGCACTGAGTCGCTGGCCGGCCGCTTCGGCGAGGCCACCCCGGGCGCCGGCCTCGGCCGCCGCAAGGAGGCGATCGCCCGCGTGCGCATCGTCCCCGGCACCGGCAAGTGGAAGATCAACGGCCGCACCCTGGAGAACTACTTCCCCAACAAGGTGCACCAGCAGACCGTCAACGAGCCGTTCAAGCTCCTTGAGCTCGACGGCCGTTACGACGTCGTGGCCCGCATCGCGGGTGGCGGCGTCTCCGGTCAGGCCTACGCGCTGCGCCTCGGCGTGGCCCGCGCCCTGAACGAGGCCGACGTGGACAACAACCGCGCCGCCCTCAAGAAGGCCGGTTTCCTGATGCGTGACGCGCGTGCCGTCGAGCGCAAGAAGGCCGGTCTCAAGAAGGCCCGCAAGGCGCCGCAGTACAGCAAGCGCTAA
- the rplM gene encoding 50S ribosomal protein L13, whose amino-acid sequence MRTYSPKPGDVQRQWHVIDANDVVLGRLASQAASILRGKHKAIYAPHVDTGDFVIIINADKVHLSGNKKTQKLAYRHSGFPGGLRSVRYDELLDKNPEKAVEKAIKGMLPKNSLGRQMLSKLKVYSGDQHPHAAQQPVPFEITQVAQ is encoded by the coding sequence GTGCGTACGTACAGCCCCAAGCCCGGCGACGTCCAGCGTCAGTGGCACGTCATCGACGCGAACGACGTCGTGCTCGGCCGCCTGGCCTCCCAGGCCGCCTCCATCCTGCGGGGCAAGCACAAGGCGATCTACGCGCCGCACGTTGACACCGGTGACTTCGTCATCATCATCAACGCTGACAAGGTGCACCTGTCGGGCAACAAGAAGACCCAGAAGCTGGCGTACCGTCACAGCGGTTTCCCGGGCGGTCTCCGCTCGGTCCGCTACGACGAGCTGCTCGACAAGAACCCCGAGAAGGCCGTCGAGAAGGCCATCAAGGGCATGCTTCCCAAGAACAGCCTGGGCCGCCAGATGCTCTCCAAGCTGAAGGTCTACTCGGGCGACCAGCACCCGCACGCTGCGCAGCAGCCGGTGCCGTTCGAGATCACCCAGGTCGCGCAGTAA
- the glmM gene encoding phosphoglucosamine mutase yields MGRLFGTDGVRGVANEGLTAELALGLSVAAAHVLGDAGAFDGHRPVAVVGRDPRASGEFLEAAVIAGLASAGVDVLRVGVLPTPAVAYLTGSLGADFGVMLSASHNAMPDNGIKFLARGGHKLDDAIEDAIEEHYHRYGVGTDEDWKRPTGAAVGRVRQYTEGFDRYVAHLVAVLPNRLDGVKVVIDGAHGAAARVAPEAFARAGAEVVYTLGAEPNGLNINDGVGSTHLDKLRVAMHEHKADLGIALDGDADRCLAADADGNEVDGDQIIAILAVAMREAGTLRGNTAVATVMSNLGFKLAMEREGIDLVQTAVGDRYVLEEMKQHGFALGGEQSGHVILLDHATTGDGTLTGLMLGARLAATKQSLAELADVMTRLPQVLINVKGVDRSRVASSLELTAAVSEAEAELGATGRVLLRPSGTEPLVRVMVEAADEVQAKAVAGRLAEAVRIHLG; encoded by the coding sequence ATGGGACGACTCTTCGGTACGGACGGGGTACGCGGTGTGGCCAACGAGGGCCTGACCGCCGAACTGGCCCTGGGCCTGTCGGTCGCGGCGGCCCATGTGCTCGGTGACGCGGGAGCCTTCGACGGCCACCGTCCGGTCGCCGTGGTCGGCCGCGACCCGCGTGCCTCCGGGGAGTTCCTGGAGGCCGCCGTGATCGCCGGCCTCGCCAGCGCCGGGGTGGACGTGCTCCGGGTCGGTGTCCTGCCCACCCCCGCCGTGGCGTACCTCACCGGCTCGCTCGGCGCGGACTTCGGCGTGATGCTCTCCGCCAGCCACAACGCCATGCCGGACAACGGCATCAAGTTCCTCGCCCGCGGCGGCCACAAGCTGGACGACGCCATCGAGGACGCCATCGAGGAGCACTACCACCGCTACGGCGTCGGCACCGACGAGGACTGGAAGCGCCCGACCGGCGCGGCCGTCGGCCGGGTCCGGCAGTACACCGAGGGCTTCGACCGCTACGTCGCCCACCTGGTCGCCGTCCTGCCGAACCGCCTGGACGGCGTCAAGGTCGTCATCGACGGCGCGCACGGCGCGGCGGCCCGGGTCGCCCCCGAGGCCTTCGCCCGGGCCGGCGCCGAGGTGGTCTACACGCTGGGCGCCGAGCCCAACGGCCTCAACATCAACGACGGTGTCGGCTCCACCCACCTCGACAAGCTCCGCGTCGCCATGCACGAGCACAAGGCCGACCTCGGCATCGCCCTGGACGGCGACGCCGACCGCTGCCTGGCCGCCGACGCGGACGGCAACGAGGTCGACGGCGACCAGATCATCGCGATCCTGGCGGTCGCCATGCGCGAGGCCGGCACCCTGCGCGGCAACACCGCCGTCGCCACCGTGATGTCGAACCTGGGCTTCAAGCTGGCCATGGAGCGCGAGGGCATCGACCTCGTCCAGACCGCCGTCGGCGACCGCTACGTGCTGGAGGAGATGAAGCAGCACGGCTTCGCCCTCGGCGGCGAGCAGTCCGGCCACGTCATCCTGCTGGACCACGCCACCACCGGCGACGGCACCCTCACCGGCCTGATGCTGGGCGCCCGCCTGGCCGCGACCAAGCAGTCGCTGGCCGAGCTGGCCGACGTGATGACCCGGCTGCCGCAGGTCCTGATCAACGTCAAGGGCGTCGACCGGAGCCGGGTGGCGAGCTCGCTGGAGCTGACCGCCGCCGTCTCCGAGGCCGAGGCGGAGCTGGGCGCCACCGGCCGGGTGCTGCTGCGCCCCTCGGGGACCGAGCCGCTGGTGCGGGTGATGGTCGAGGCCGCCGACGAGGTGCAGGCCAAGGCCGTCGCCGGGCGCCTCGCCGAGGCGGTCCGCATCCACCTGGGCTGA
- the coaA gene encoding type I pantothenate kinase: protein MELVLTELCSRGAPATPTPSPYVDLDRAEWSALRERTPLPLTAEEVERLRGLGTALDLDEVRDVYLPLSRLLNLYIHATHELRGAVGTFLDVADTERVRTPFVIGVAGSVAVGKSTTARLLKALLARWPEHPRVELVTTDGFLLPNAELRRRGLMARKGFPESYDRRALMRFVADVKAGKEQVSAPVYSHLVYDIVPDRRLTVERPDILIVEGLNVLQPALPGTDGRTRLAVADYFDFSIYVDARTDDIESWYLSRFKKLRDTAFQNPNSYFRRFTEVPEEEAMEYGRQVWRTINKPNLLENVLPTRGRATLVLQKGADHKVRRALLRKL from the coding sequence ATGGAGCTCGTGCTGACCGAACTCTGTAGCCGGGGCGCTCCCGCCACCCCCACGCCCTCCCCGTACGTGGACCTGGACCGGGCGGAGTGGAGCGCCCTGCGCGAACGGACCCCGCTGCCGCTGACCGCCGAGGAGGTCGAGCGGCTCCGCGGCCTCGGCACGGCCCTGGACCTCGACGAGGTCCGGGACGTCTACCTGCCGCTGTCCCGGCTGCTCAACCTCTACATCCACGCCACCCACGAGCTGCGCGGCGCCGTCGGCACCTTCCTGGACGTCGCCGACACCGAGCGGGTCCGGACCCCATTCGTGATCGGCGTGGCCGGCTCGGTGGCGGTCGGCAAGTCCACCACCGCCCGCCTGCTCAAGGCGCTGCTGGCGCGCTGGCCCGAGCACCCGCGGGTCGAGCTGGTCACCACCGACGGATTCCTGCTGCCCAACGCCGAGCTGCGCCGCCGCGGCCTGATGGCCCGCAAGGGCTTCCCGGAGTCGTACGACCGCCGGGCGCTGATGCGCTTCGTGGCGGACGTGAAGGCCGGCAAGGAGCAGGTGTCCGCCCCGGTGTACTCGCACCTGGTGTACGACATCGTGCCGGACCGTCGCCTCACCGTGGAGCGCCCGGACATCCTGATCGTCGAGGGCCTGAACGTCCTCCAGCCGGCCCTGCCCGGCACCGACGGCCGCACCCGCCTGGCGGTCGCCGACTACTTCGACTTCTCGATCTACGTCGACGCCCGGACCGACGACATCGAGAGCTGGTACCTGTCGCGCTTCAAGAAGCTGCGCGACACCGCCTTCCAGAACCCGAACTCCTACTTCCGCCGGTTCACCGAAGTCCCGGAGGAGGAGGCGATGGAGTACGGCCGCCAGGTCTGGCGCACCATCAACAAGCCCAACCTGCTGGAGAACGTGCTGCCCACCCGCGGCCGCGCCACCCTGGTGCTCCAGAAGGGCGCCGACCACAAGGTGCGGCGCGCGCTGCTGCGCAAGCTCTGA